ataatatatgttttttaaatctttgttCTAACTTTTGGTATCTTTAGATGTAAGTGTGCAACACTTTGTGCTGCTAacatgtatatttgtgtgtgttattcttCCCCAGGGTCCGCAGTGCTGCTCTGACCTGGCAGTATCTTTCCATTATGTAGAAGCAGAGCTGATGTACACACTGGAGTACTACACCTATCATCTGAGAGCGTACGGCTACAGGCCACGCTACCGACCCTCCTTACGTCTGGGTCTGAGCCATGGCCCACTCTCACAGACAACCGGGACTGTGGGACTTAAAGGGGTTCAGGAGGTGACAGATGGAAGGAGTCACACAACGTCAGCCTTCCTCGCTAGTGTAAACCAAACTAAATCAGGGACAGAGCAAGAGAAAAGGACAAAAGACAATCTAATCTCTCACGCCACTGAGAACAAGACTACAGTCGCTCAAGGCAGGCACCTCTGATTCCCTGCGCCGTATGTCAACTAATATTTTCTTCAGAGAGGTCTTCCTTGATCCGATCGCAGTATAATTCCAGCCAGTATGTCACTATAAACGCCCACGGTGAGAGTGATTAAAATTTGAATGTGATTTTTGTAGCGGCAGCTCCGTATGGCTTGGCTATTTTTAACCAACATAAACCTTTGGTTTAATTACGTTCAACATGATCAGCattttaatttatgtatttatgacGCTACACAGTCACAGTTATGTGCTTGGGGTGATGCAGGAAGAGACACATAGAATATTATTTTGATGTATTTTACAACCTGATCTGAGCCAAtaatacagcagcagcaggtgtgtgtgtgtgtgtgtgtgtgtgtgtgtgtgtgtgtgtgtgtgtgtgtgtgtgtgtgtgtgtgttgtgtgtgtgtgtgtgtgtgtgtgtgtgtgtgtgtgtgtgtgtgtgtgtgtgtgtgtgtgtgtgtgtgtgtgtgtgtgtgtgtgtgtgtaggccatTGATGTGTTACAACTTCAAAATATTTAGCATCTTTTCTGGTATTAAATCTGATGTTCTGGCTTTACTTTTCTgaagttaaatttaaataatttaaaatatgtttgtttttttggctttcTGAAACAACATGCAAcatttaaaattacaaaaataacattaccttaatgtgtttgcatttttcagttttgattTCCTTTTGAACCCTCTTTGATAAGTTAACAGACTACTAATCTACAGCCAGTGTTTCAGTAGGAAAAGCAACAACtgtgctgttaaaatgttttctttttatctaaGTGATATAAGATGCTCTGAAAAGTGTGTACTTGAAACCCGCTTTACATCTTTCTGAGAACACTGTAGCTTCTGATAAacagttttataaaaaaaaaaatccaataaatCCCTCTTGTCCAGTCATTTTATATAACCCAACAATAAACATTGCAGCAGGTGTGATTGAACATTACTTTCTACACTGGAGACAAGCTTGAAGAATCACTTAAGAACTGCTGCAGGAAAATGCACTGACATTTTGAATTAATAAATGATGTATAcaaaatgatttttattttgagcTTTTGAAGAAAAAGGTATAACATGATAAAAGGAATAGAATGTATTGGCTGTTACTACTAATCATGTTTTGTCTTCAGATACAACAAATGCAATCTATGTAGTTTATTGTCACTTTGATAAGCCAGCTGGCAGGTCTACAGTGTGAATCACGCCATTTAGTTGTTTCCATCAGACAGTTCATTGGTTGTATTCTCTGTGATCTTCTTCATTGTTGCCAGGTTAGAGAGTTGCTTCAGAACTAATTTCTACAGCCCCTGAAGAAACCTGCAACAAAACACATCATATATAAGTATTATTCCTACCCTCatgcatttaaaatgtgcaaaatgacatgtgtttctgatgttaagcactttggatacctgctggtttttgtaaagtgctatataaataaattttgattgattgattgattgaaaataaattatttaatacACCACAAAAATCAGGTAAACTAGAggtttacgttttagaaaaatGGAAAGCATACAGaggaaatatataaaaaaagtaagTTGAGTCAGCAGTGCTTTTGACTTTAAAGTTTGATCTTCAAAACCTCTGTTccatattgttttttattagcCAGGTTAAGtgttaactttatttttccaAGTGGAGATGTTAAATGTTCCATCtactgagagaaaaagaagaggcaCTCACCTCAGCCTGCACTTGTTGAGAAAAATGCCTTTCCTCTCTGGATACTCTCTCCTCCAGGGACCATTATCTGTGAGGGCAGACATTGCATGATCAACACCAGAGAAAACCTTGAAACAGGCCAACAGGGTTATTGTGGATATTTGACACTTGTGAAGTGCCACACTCACCAGGCTCTGAGTTTCTCCTTCCCATAAGACCAACAAAAATGTCATTCATTTCccctaaaaaaagaagaatgagAAGCATTCAATTTTGTGTTTCATGAAataatttaaagaaagaaaacattttatattattactaACTCACAAAGATCTTACTTTTTTGTGGTGCCTGTACAGCGTTTGCATCTgataaaataaaaggaaatttaaaaggaaaaaaacgtCTTTGTGAAATTAGAAGTGAGCATATgagaaaataaaatccagaTCAAATGATCATACATAAATTACCAAATCTCAGAAAGGGACACCATTGCCAACACATATTGCCATTTCTGATGTCTTTTCACTTTATTATCATTAAcaatagtattattattactataaaCTTATGAATGTAATCAGTGGGAGACTCACCAGCATTTCTTCTCCCCATCAGTCCCACAAAGCTGTCATAATCCAAATCGCTATACCTCTTCAGAATGTTCCGCTTGAGGTTGTCCAAGCCTGTGGTCTGCTGCAATTATGAGAAGCAAAAAGTTCAgtttaacattttctgtttaaaGATGGTCTGTAAATCAGCTTACGCGCCAGGAAACCTACATCTGAAGTTGATGTGCGCGATCCGGGCTCCTCGCATCTGGACTGACTGTATTGAAGTTTCATGATAAGGAACAGAGTCACCAGCAGCAAGCCTCTCCTCATTTTCTCAGCACCGCCTGTTCGAAAAAAATTACAGTTATCGTGTTGTTTCCTTATAGGCAAAACTATCGCTTCTTGTGctttttatcttatttgtttttaacggatgctgtattgtgtgaatgatctattattgtgttttatgtttttcgatcatgtgttttatgtacttTGATCATGTTGCTTTGCATGACTAGACTATGCAcggtgtccaagacaaatttcccagtgatgggactaataaagtataaagtgaAGTGAAGTGAATATCAGGAACTATTTGTTGCGCATACCCCGCTGCGTAATTGGTGCGTAAAAGCGCGCGCTGTCAGCTTTACAAATATATAGTTcatgaaacgttttttttttttggtatgaATCTAAATAGTAAATGCGGTTTCTCTTGGATATGTCCAtataatacagaaaaaaaaccatGACGACAGTAATGTCACGCAGTCCCCTTTTGTTTCCTTCCCAAAAGTTCCACTTTTTCATGACAGAAAAAGGCAACTGTtgaaaatagaataaatatGTTAACATTTgactttaaacatttgaaagaaATCTTTTTTCTTTACCTGTTTTCTGTCGAGCAGATAGTTTGTTCAAAGAGTCAGCTGCGTGCGCACTGGTGCAGAGTAAAGTTGGAACAGATAGATCCTGCAGTGAGATCCGGTCAGGATAAATGAGACGTCCAAGCTTTGGGCTAATAAATAATAGCTGGATACCTGCGTAACGCCAATCAGCAACTGGAGCGTAGGAGGATATTCTATTACGTTGTGCTGAAGGCTACGTAGAATATTCATTGATGGTCATGATGCTGTTGAGAGCTGTTGCCTCCCCAtcaaacacgcacgcacacataacGTGTAGGCAACGTCACAAGGACAACGATTTGTGAACTGAAGCCCATCCATGAACATACTGTGTAAGAAGAGAACAAATAAACATAACACAGTTTAATTGCAGCTGATCATATTGTTGGAGATAAAACTGAACTTGTATGTTTAAAGTGCAGCAGTCTCATTTATCCACCTCTTTGCCACCATCATCAAATGCTCCTCTAGGAGCGAACAGTGGACATCACTGTCAAGACACTAATCTTTTTAGGAAGTCATTATATAGACAACAGCTGCCTCTGCATGTCACTAGAGAAGATGATGATATATGTGACTAGATAGGCtacacagctgtgtgtttgtaatTGACTGCCCAATACCTATTCATAcagaaaatgtgaaatgaaaacaaacatttttgtcCATCCATCTGGGTGGGTTTTGGTTAGTTGGAATGACAGGTTCATTTCACACCATACTATATGAATTGAAATACTACTTGAAATATATAGTTTGACAATGCTCAAGAGCACAACTTAATATGTGGTGTATTTTTAAACACTTCAATATGAGCCAAGAACACACATCAAGAAGCGAATATTATcagtacagacagacaggctgagTTGTCATAACTAAAATCCCACCGTGTTGATCTGGAaagacacatcatcatcatgccAGCATTGACACAAGTAACAGAGGGTCACTTAGAATTCTTTTCATGGCTGCTAAATTCTCTCTTAAACGGCTCTGACAGGTGGTGAGATGAAATGTCTGTCTTGTATAAGCACTGACTgtgtgacatttttgtttttatacatttacCTCCAAGCAGCACTGCATGATTTAGTTGCTCTGGCGTTGTAGACACTGTATCATTTCCTATAAAATAAACATAGGTTAGGAGAATAACATTTCATATTCATATAAATCCTGAAAAGATATTTATGTGTATCATGAAAAAGGTATTTTTATAATTAGCCGCTGAAAACAACTCCAATTTAATGCTCATTCCAAACCTATCATTTTTCTTGCaatttgtgttggtgtttgggAACACATTCAGAATGCAACGAAGCATGAATATTTCAGCAAAGCAAAGTTTGAGATCATAGCTGTAAAAGGTATCAATGGCTGTGGTCTCTGGAGACTGAGGGCTGATAGAAGAGGTTATGACAACAAAGCGTCAGGCAAGAATCTAAATAGTGCATTTTACAAAAGGTTAACACTGCTATGTTTTAGTTATGACTTCCCATTTCCATATTTGTCCTGTTCCGGTATTGTGGGGATTGCAGCAGCACAGGAGTTCGGGGTGGGAGATCTGACAGAGGTGGGGAAGtcattaattgcattttttaattattgatgAGTGTTCTTTTATCCCCCTTGGTAATCAAAGCGACCCTGTTTTTGAGCCAGCAGAGAGCACAGGGAAAGAGTGCCAGGGGCTGTTTATCCACAACATGCAATGGCAGGGGAAGCTTCTCATCCAACTGAAAGGCAGATGGATATTGGGGCAGATGTGCTGCAGGGCTAGATGGACGTCCTGCAATATATCACAGGTAGCCACATGCCCTGCGTACTGCTGAACAATATGACATGCACCCTCTGCTGTATTGCATTTGGATGTCGTTTTTTACCAGCACACGTCACAAAGAAAACTCTCACTTAGTATGGGCTCCCCTCAGAGCTGCAGACAGCGGTGTAGGTGCTGACAGGTCAGCAGGACGTTCACAGTTGGCTTATTACTCACAGCAGGTAGCCAATGGTAGCTATAGGTTAGCCAGTATAAgagaagacaaaaataaaaaagacacagCTCAGCCTCATGCTAACATCATTCAATATGCGTATGAAGGAGTGTGTCTCTATGCAGGCAGAATTTGTCTTGTGGTCTAATACTCCATCAGTGAGACAAGCAGTCAGTTGGTtacttaaaaacattaaaatcttTCTTTGCAATGGTTAAATTTTGCAAAAAGCTCATTATGTAACGTTGTCTGGCTTCATCATTCTCCTATTCAGATGTAGCTTAAACATGTATCTGCATGTGTGTAAAGAGCAGGCTGTCTGAATGTCAGCATCATATAAAATTTCCTCTGGTCCCCTAGCTAACAGTTTCATTGTAATCATTTTGCCCAATGATCTGCTTTTCTGTACTTGTTTATTGAATTAACAGGCTGAATAGATTGAGATAACCTTGTCATGATAGAACACATGAATAGACACATAGAGaggtaaaatatttttaaatgattcaGACTGAGACAGAAGAATATattttcagtttgtgtgtgtgtgtgtgtgtgtgtgtgtgtgtgtgtgtgtgtgtgtgtgtgtgtgtgtgtatgtgtgtgtgtgtttgtgtgtgtgtgtgtctttgtggacTCAtcatgttgtgtgttttgttatcTCACATTATATAATCAACTCCAACATGGCTATAACTGTAGAAGGCCGCAAAAGAATTGGCAGTGCCGGACAGAAAACACAGTCTGGCAATTCAGTTTGTTTGGAGGTTTATGTAAGTACATGAGAATACAGATTCAGATACAGATCCATTCttatgtgtagttgtgtgtcCAGTTGGAGGAGAGCAGCACATAGAGCCAAGGGTACAGTCGCACTGTTATTCCTCTCCTTTCTAATGGAGCTGCTAATCATCCATTTGTGCAGGCTTTCATGGCCTGAGAGGGAGAAGATAAAGTAAGTTCGAACCTGAAGTTGAGAGGGGACAGTGACGTGACAGCCCTTATGTGGgagaaatgttatgaaagaaCAAACGGCCAAAGGGAGACAGAAAAGAAGAGTGTGCGAGAGTGAGAAGATAGAGTGAGATTGCAATGATGTGTGAGAAATTACAGGGTGCAGATTTAGCTATATTTGTCTACAGGCTGGGGTTTGGATGCACAGCTTGCAATCTCTGGCCAATAAGTCCAAAGGGGATTCTGCATGTGTAAACACAGTAACAGGAAAACAGTCACACACTCAGCGGCCATTCTTGCTCGCTCTTGCTTGTGGCGACATGAAGACTAAAATAAGCAGATCTAGACGATTCTAGGCCTCTCCACGGTAGATCATAAGATGCACCTGTCAATAATTGAGTTAATAGGGGAATTTAACTCAGAGTCCACTTTGTACTTCTCCTTGGGGCATGCAAAATGACTTTGATGGATGCAGTTTTTTTATTCCACCCACTCCTCCCTGATCTCTGACTCGTAAGGTCTGAAGTGTCACTTCCATCTAAATGTTAATTTGAAGACTGTTTCTTTAAGACATGCATTGAAAGTCTATTTGTATTAGACCACATTGAGTATGTGAAACTGTGAGCTCTGGTGTCGCTAAACCAAaacagattcttttttttccttcagtgATTTTCAAAGAGCTCCAGTGTTTTTCTGCTCCCTCCTTGTCAAAAGCTTTTTGTCCCCTTTAATCTTCTCTTGGGGACGATGGTTGGCGCTGAGGCCTATGGGAGAAAATAAGACTGATGCTGTTTAGGCTTTTGAatctctgttctgttctgtctTGTTACAGTATTGCCTATTTTCTACTAAACATGCAGTAAAAATACTTTAGAAGATACATTAGCATCCTGTTCATCACAAAGGCAATCAGAGTCCTCATCGTTTTTTTTGCACTGTAGTTGATAAAAATGGATGCAATCAGATGCTGTTTTCAACCCTAGACATGTGTTTCTCTATCCTGAAGAGGTGCCATTGGAAGTTTGTTaaagattgtttgtttgtggcaaagtgttttgctttttattttgacaatttttcTGCTGTGGTAAGATGTGACGGCCATTTTGTGCTAAATTTATTTCCTCTGCCactaacagattttttttttgcctgcagTTTGAATATTGTATTTAATCCACTGTATTCCTGCAGAAACTCAatgaatatgtaatatttgCAGCTAAGTACATATTGTTTGATTGGGGACACAAATGAGTGAATAAAATGCAGATGCATTTTTAAAGTGGCAGTGGTGCCAAAGAGTGAAGCAGCATTCACTTTTATAACATCTAAATCCAGCACTAACAATCAATGCTTAATATTCAGTTCTCCCACTTACTTGCATTTTCATagccagcaaaaaaaaaaattcagtacAGACACAGAATCTTCAAACTGATCTGACTCTACTAAACCACCATTGTCACTCAAAAAATCAGTAGCTCTTAGTCATCAAGCTCCCCTCACTGGTGACATTTGTTTATTGAATGTACCTCCTAAAGTGTATTTTCAACGGTGATGCCATTGCTTAGCTTGAAAGAAAAGTCAACCAATTACATAATCAGTTGAAAACAAGTCTTTGAGCTGAACCAAACCAAACAATTTCAAACAAAAGTGGATTGTAATTTCCACCTCTGTTTTGTTGATCTGTTTTGCAatagctgcaaacttgtaactTGACCATATGTGTGTTCACTGAGCTGCCTAACCAATCAGAAGCtttgttttcacatttgagACATTGCAGTAGAAATCACTGAAAATATGTGCTGCATGAGGAGTCATAACTGTATTGAGAGCAGGAGACCAGGCTCTTATTAATTGATATTTTGTGTTGAGTCCATTAGAGGCGTCTGTTTTTTGGAGCTCTGGACGGATGATGGAGATGTAACATGGGGTTTATAGCTCATTACTGTGGTGTCAATGAGAGCCGGCAATATTGCAATTGAGCTTCCATCACACCTGGATATTGCACTGACTAGCTGTGCCTGGACCTGACCTCTCTCTGCTGCTTATAACGTTCTGTCCAGCCCGCTCATAAAATTGTGTCAAGGGAAATTATGGAATCATGAAATCAAAGTGTGCTACATAGGGAGTAAGAAATTGGAAAACACGAAACACTTCACGGTCTTCACCGTCTAATTGAATTTGAGCATTTGATATTAGGAATTTTGTGATTTGTCTCttcctgctgtgtgtttttctgtttctgcaTGAGTGTGTATCCATGAGAGCATACTATACCTTTATAGATGCAGTAATGACAACATAAAAATTTAAAGAgagagcacagacacacataaacacacaaagaccAAACCAACAAATTGCACATGATTAATTTAGCTGTGATAGATACCCATGAGACAATGTGGAACATTTCCCATGACAGTGCTGAAAATACCATAGGCCACATTGATCTTAGCTCTTTTCAATTTTAATAGTGTCAGTCATTTCTGGAGGGGGTTGGATTAgtcctttttttatttgcttcttatttattttatcttatttgcTAATATCGTCAGTAAGTCACGATACATAATGACCTTTAAGGGGTCTTAGTGTATGATCCACCACTGGCTGATGCCCACTCTACGCTCATGATTGCCGTATTCGAAAACAGAATACATATTATAAATTGCCGCAATGATAAAACTGGAGCAAAGGTGAGTCCTGCATAAAGGTAATttcaaatacaataaaatgactGTTGGCATTTTTGTGCTCTACTTTATCTTTTTTCACAGGAGACCAAGTCGATTAAACACATTATTCATGGAGCGATCACCTAATTTACTGGTCATATTACCTTCAAGAAACAGCTGTTATTGCTTTCATGGTATGAGGGGTAAACTTTTGATAAACTCTGACACAATAAGacatatgtgtttattttttagagGTTGCTCCTGTGgtgtaaaattgtgttttatatatttaggAAACATTGTTCCACCTCCATGTTGACTTAATCACTCAACTGTGATGGTTTCTTCTTGGTTTTGACTTGTGTTTGGCATAGCCATACTATGTCACTGTTGTTACCTACCGACAGATCATTTTTGAAACGCTGTTGTTTTATGCTTTGCAAACTCACACATCAAATTTCTTTATAGTTGTCAAATGCTGCTAACTAATATTTATATATGAACCATACTTTTAGAAGTGTTGGTGATTGTGATTAAGTTATTCAACAATCCTTTGTTATGAGatgtttacattattttgtaATGACCCTGCATCTGTCGTGgtgtacatgtgtatgtgtatatgtataagTGGTGATATCCGGCCTGTGAATTCATATTCGAATGAACAGCAAAGAGATCACAGGTGTGTGTAAAATTGAGTATTTTACAGTAGGTTTGAAAGTGCTGCAGCCAGAGTTTTGTGTATGTTTCGTATATAATCGACCATTCACATGTGCTAGTCTGTGTAATTGTGCATGCTCCcattacagcattttttcacttttttctgttCAGTGATTATGCTATATATGAGGAGATCTTACTGTGTTGTCTTATATAGAACCTAAGACAGATAAAAGCCTCACCAACCCCacacccccaacacacacacacacacgcacacacacacacacacacacacacacacacacacacacacacacacacacacacacacacacacacacacacacacaaacacacacacacacagtcgcacATACGGATGACTGATGGCCCGGGGCTCTCCTCTGTAAATGACAAGTGCCATCCATAATAGGCAGGCAGGGGCTGGTAAAGTGATTATGTTCATAACACACTGTGTCTTGGTAAACACAACTGGCACCACGTCTGTCAGACATGGAGGCAAATTGCTCAGCCCATGTAAAATTATGGATTGTGTTTTAGGTCTAGCAGACGGTTGTTGTTGACATGACAGATGGATGGACTACCCCTTTATTCCACCTCACTTACTGTAGAAACTGTGAAAGTCTGAGCCAGAGGATGTCAGAGACGGCCAAGCATGATAAAACTGATGAGATACTAGGATGATGACTATTGTGAGCATAGGGAGCACATTATAAACTCATTATACATCACTATCTGATAATTACATGCATGATAATTCATTATAAATCTGGAATGACTCTATAATGAGATTCTTATCTGACAGTGCCATGTCCTGATTATACAGAATGTTGATTTGCTTATAACAATGCAGTATCTAGAAATACAGAGTCAAAGGCAACTACACTCTGTTTAAAACTGATGAATCATTTTGGATGACtggcaaaatatatatttcacttATTGCAGTAGGAAAATTGCAATTAATAACATATTAGCTACTCCTTTGCCTTTCCTGCTGTCAcaggtcaaaatgtctgctgtgaaaaaggtaatttgtttttaatactatAAACCTCTGCATATCCATGGTACACCCACAGGTGATTTCACCAATTTTTCCTGTTTAGAACTCTCCTCCAGAATCTTTTAAAATTTACAAGAAATTATGCAATATGTCAGCCAACTTTAGTACTTCACAGCCAATTCAATATCACAAGGAGAAAGTAAAATGTTTTCCAGAGATTTTTGATTTTCCCTCAGCCATCTTAGCACTGTCTTAAACCTGTATTCTTTTGTAATGGCCAGCAGGGGGCCTGGTTGCGAAAGAAGTACAGAAGCTTAACAACGCCTATCtatggcactgtgtacatttaAATAGCCGTGAACATGTTTTTGTTGGTGTTGTTTGTTGACTgttcattttttacattttgttttgagCCTGTTTTTCACCAAAATTAGCATCTCTATTAATATCCAAGTTAACATGAATTATGGATGCACCttgctaaccaagctagctagctagtgctagCATTAGCAGATAACTTAGCTCCATCCTCTCATCCAAAaatggtcacttctggctccaaaacAATTTGACAATGGCCAAAATGCCAAACTTGAAGCTCCAAAACAGAATgtaaccaatgggtgacgtcactgtgGCTAcatccacatacagtatatgatgcTGATATGCATACTGAGTTAGTATATGATGTGTAATAAGACACAGCTATCAAGGCGGACATTTTGATCTAAAAGCACAAAAACAGGTGCAATTAATAACGTCAGGGTCAACATTCAGGGTTTGGTGTAGTGCATGCTGGTCTACTAGAATAAGTAATGGAATGTTCATCATAATGATAGCTCACTTCCATTAAGTGTAATTTTCCTTCCATGACAAGACAAAattgctgtgaaaaaggtctattcccAGCATAGCTCTGCCCACCTTCAGCCTGcgcagaggtctaatcagccagaataactgaaaacacctgtgtaaATGTGTTAATTGAACAGAATGGAAAGGAGGTAATTGGGAAATATATAATGACATTCACAAAGACACAGCTGTGATGAGTATATCAAAAACTCTGAAAGGTAAAACACTGATTAGGTAGAATTTGTTTTAGCTGGGAGTAACATGTCTGATACTATGAGTACAAAGGAAGTGACTTtgaggaatatatatatatatatatatatatatatatatcaacaaAATATAATTATTCTCCTCTCACATTTTGTTTCCTCTTGCATTTTTAGGCACTTCCTGTTTCCTTTTTGTCCTTGATCTCTTAAACACTTGTTCATGAAAGTCTGTATTTTGAGTCTTCATCAAGATTAAATTATTTACCTCAAGTATGATATTTTGTATGACATTTGATTACAACAGAGTGTGAAAGTGAAATATTACTTTGGATCTAAAGAGGGGAAGACTCAGGCATCAGAGGGAAGACAGATTATTAGTGAGTGGCTGTCACAACAGGACACTGTTGAATGACAACGTTGTTTCCTTACGCCAATAACTCATCATCTAATTAAAGGTGGCACCCTATCTTTCACATTACATCTAGTGTCGGACTAGCAAGTCTCAGTAACACTGTTTCCTGAAATGCTGCAGGGTTTACATTGCATGTATTGTGGATTTAAATAGAACATTCTTGGGAGGACATCTGTGACTCACTGTGCCTTTTGGGTAACCACATTAGCAAGGAGCTGTACAGTATGGACAGAATTCAATCAGCTGGGCAGGAGCTTGAATGCCAGAGGATTGGTGTTTGAAAGTGatactttgttttttgttaaatgtaGATAAGAATGAATTACACTagcaatattacaatattataaACTATAAGAGGTAGTTTAATCTGTATATTCTGCATTCCAGTATAGCCCAGGGTATTTGTTTGCTTTATCTAATTACCTTCAGGTTACTGATTTTAGGTCTGCTGGAAAGCCTTTCTTACAGAACagattacattttaatatgtcACAGAAAGCACAAGTgcaaataataaatgtaatgatgtctgaattccatttagctgcctCATCTGTCAAGGttctggtattgtgcatgctgtcatggcttactgggacacttgaatagaacagaagcattgttaatgttattaataaCACCTGTGCAAGTCAAACTGTCTGCTGTTAAAATGTCATTG
This genomic interval from Perca fluviatilis chromosome 5, GENO_Pfluv_1.0, whole genome shotgun sequence contains the following:
- the tac3a gene encoding tachykinin-3a, with amino-acid sequence MRRGLLLVTLFLIMKLQYSQSRCEEPGSRTSTSDQTTGLDNLKRNILKRYSDLDYDSFVGLMGRRNADANAVQAPQKREMNDIFVGLMGRRNSEPDNGPWRREYPERKGIFLNKCRLRFLQGL